One window from the genome of Vespula pensylvanica isolate Volc-1 chromosome 11, ASM1446617v1, whole genome shotgun sequence encodes:
- the LOC122632779 gene encoding zinc finger protein 239-like produces the protein MSVWDVMQDVPLDLSCRATEKKINLTDTSKFQRRLPCQTCGKNFDRPSLLKRHLRTHTGEKPHGCKVCGKMFSTSSSLNTHARIHTGERPHECPICGKRFTASSNLYYHRMTHYKEKPHKCNECGRSFPTPGDLRAHGYSHTGNWPMRCPVCNRGFCKPGALHHHMQLHNGDRPYQCTVCDKKFSIIGNLRTHERTHHSQFSIINLRDSANVENAISRVDNVRFEFLNTNALQLPSTIFPWTSWLPLQY, from the exons ATGTCTG TTTGGGACGTTATGCAAGATGTACCATTAGATTTGAGTTGTCGCgcaactgaaaaaaaaattaatttgacgGATACTTCGAAATTTCAGCGACGTTTGCCTTGTCAAACTTGtggaaaaaattttgatagacCGTCTCTCCTAAAGAGACATTTGCGAACACATACAG GTGAAAAACCACATGGTTGCAAAGTATGTGGTAAAATGTTTAGCACCAGTAGTTCTTTAAACACACATGCAAGAATACACACTGGAGAACGACCTCATGAGTGTCCTATTTGTGGAAAACGATTCACAGCGTCTTCGAACTTGTATTATCATCGTATGACTCATTATAAg GAAAAGCCACATAAGTGTAACGAATGTGGCCGTTCATTTCCGACTCCTGGAGATCTCAGAGCACATGGATATTCCCATACCGGAAATTGGCCCATGAGATGTCCTGTATGCAATCGAGGATTTTGCAAACCAGGAGCTCTACATCATCATATGCAATTACACAACG GCGATCGTCCCTATCAGTGCACTGTATGTGACAAAAAATTCTCGATTATTGGAAATTTGCGAACACACGAGCGAACTCATCATTCgcaattttctataattaatttaagagATTCTGCAAACGTTGAAAATGCGATTTCGAGAGTTGATAATGTAAGgttcgaatttttaaatacgaacGCACTTCAGTTACCTTCTACCATTTTTCCTTGGACTTCATGGCTACCCTTGCAATACTAA